The following coding sequences are from one Arachis hypogaea cultivar Tifrunner chromosome 7, arahy.Tifrunner.gnm2.J5K5, whole genome shotgun sequence window:
- the LOC112703689 gene encoding regulator of telomere elongation helicase 1 homolog: MPTYKIRGIDVDFPYEAYDSQIVYMDKVIQSLQENCNALLESPTGTGKTLCLLCATLAWRRSFGNFRFGLSMNAGDKSEDKTEILPSSLPSSPPSQSESSGLPTIVYTSRTHSQIRQVIQELKRSSYRPKMIVLGSREQLCIHDKVKSLHGKTQTNACRALCQKRRGKQRCNHLPQVADYLKSNPHLGEEPVDIEDLVNIGKSFGPCPYYLSKELHKSVDIVFAPYNYLIDHAYRKSLQLSWSNSILIFDEAHNLEGICADAASFDLPSWLLTACISEAQKCVDLSIERREKSNDKSQNPDDFAILRALLLKLEKRIAQVPIESKELGYTKPGPYIYELLADLNITSKTFKKLSAIIAAASTLIEEDNQQKSTGTICRLDSIGEILDIVFKGGRTTHATYYRVHVREFEARTANGSKGNVSRTLSWWCFNPGIAMEEFHRLGVRSIILTSGTLSPMDSFAQELKLDFPIQLENPHVITPNQIWAGVVPVGPSGRTFNSSYRTRDSQEYRQELGNAIVNLARIVPDGLLVFFPSYYLLDQCIGCWKSLSNETSTSIWERICKHKKPVIEPRESSLFPSSIKDYISKLKDTSTSGAVFFAVCRGKVSEGLDFADHAGRAVVITGLPYATYTDPKVRLKREYLDQQSHPRGELVKVLTGDEWYNQQASRAVNQAVGRVIRHRHDYGAIIFCDERFAHPHRQSQVSRWIQPHIKCFSRFGEVVYTLTRFFRDVTIRGPTKLSLLEVDDGGNVGEITSADPYDDKFNVEKLLSPVATPVAESLGTRKGSTSFLGKIMPANRSSLASDDCNIVDCVSSRDKCGRIFLGKKTVISQEHELVDLTDTRQLGEKSKDTLIAPCSVKKRRFITGEYNLQQQFRDSHEPSCGSGELQCKDEGTFQKRSLEIDSQRGDLPGDSAPSATNETQGSAFLAQVREKLSASEYIDFVGYMKALKTKAMKIGEVLQCICRLFSGPERLPLLKRFKDYIPAKYHSLYEHYVGEKKLVEG, translated from the exons ATGCCAACGTACAAGATCAGGGGAATCGACGTCGATTTCCCGTACGAAGCCTACGATTCGCAGATCGTTTACATGGACAAAGTCATCCAATCCCTTCAGGAG AACTGCAATGCACTGTTGGAGAGTCCCACAGGAACTGGTAAAACGTTGTGTCTTCTCTGTGCTACCTTGGCGTGGCGCAGGAGTTTCGGAAATTTCAGATTTGGTTTGAGCATGAACGCAGGTGATAAGTCCGAGGATAAAACCGAGATTTTGCCTTCGTCCCTGCCATCGTCCCCGCCCTCGCAATCTGAGTCCTCAGGTTTACCTACAATAGTATATACTTCGCGCACTCACAGCCAGATCCGTCAGGTGATTCAAGAGCTGAAACGATCGTCTTACAG GCCTAAGATGATAGTATTAGGATCTAGGGAGCAGCTTTGCATTCATGATAAAGTGAAGTCACTTCACGGGAAAACACAAACAAATGCTTGTCGAGCACTCTGCCAAAAGCGTAGAGGGAAGCAACGATGCAATCATTTACCTCAAGTTGCTG ATTACTTGAAGAGCAATCCTCATCTTGGAGAAGAACCTGTAGATATTGAGGATTTGGTCAATATTGGCAAGAGTTTTGGGCC GTGTCCTTATTATTTATCAAAGGAGCTCCATAAGTCTGTGGATATAGTATTTGCTCCATACAACTATCTTATTGATCATGCATATAGAAAATCTCTGCAACTTTCATGGAGCAATAGTATACTCATATTTGATGAAGCTCACAACCTT GAAGGCATATGTGCTGATGCAGCCTCCTTTGATTTGCCTTCGTGGCTTCTAACGGCTTGCATTTCTGAGGCTCAAAAATGTGTTGACCTTTCaatagaaagaagagaaaaatcaaaTGATAAGTCACAGAATCCAGATGATTTTGCGATCCTTAGAG CacttcttctaaaacttgaaAAGCGGATTGCTCAGGTGCCTATTGAATCAAAGGAGTTGGGATACACCAAACCTGGGCCTTATATATATGAACTGCTAGCTGATCTTAACATCACTTCCAAGACTTTTAAAAAGCTTTCCGCGATAATTGCAGCTGCTTCAACCCTTATTGAGGAGGATAACCAGCAGAAATCAACTGGTACCATCTGCAGGTTGGATAGCATTGGTGAAATTCTTGACATTGTTTTCAAGGGTGGAAGAACTACTCATGCTACATACTATCGA GTTCATGTGCGGGAGTTCGAAGCTAGGACTGCCAATGGGTCTAAAG GAAATGTGTCAAGGACACTCAGCTGGTGGTGTTTTAATCCTGGAATAGCCATGGAAGAATTTCATAGGTTGGGAGTCAGGTCTATTATATTGACATCAGGGACATTATCCCCCATGGATTCTTTTGCTCAGGAACTGAAACT AGATTTCCCCATTCAGCTGGAAAATCCACATGTAATAACCCCAAATCAGATATGGGCTGGAGTTGTACCAGTTGGTCCTTCAGGACGTACTTTTAACTCCTCCTACCGCACTCGCGATTCTCAAGAGTACAGGCAGGAACTTGGAAATGCAATTG TAAATTTGGCCCGAATTGTTCCTGATGGACTTCTTGTATTCTTCCCCTCTTACTACCTTTTGGACCAATGCATTGGGTGCTGGAAAAGCTTG agtaaTGAAACTTCAACGTCCATATGGGAGAGAATTTGCAAACACAAAAAACCAGTTATAGAACCTAGGGAATCTTCATTATTTCCCTCATCAATCAAG gattaCATATCTAAGTTGAAAGACACCTCCACATCTGGAGCAGTTTTCTTTGCTGTTTGTCGTGGTAAG GTAAGTGAAGGATTAGATTTTGCGGATCATGCTGGAAGAGCTGTGGTAATTACTGGTTTGCCATATGCTACATATACTGATCCTAAG GTTCGTCTAAAACGTGAATACTTGGATCAACAATCTCATCCACGCGGAGAATTAGTCAAG GTTTTAACTGGAGATGAGTGGTATAACCAACAAGCCTCCCGAGCTGTGAACCAAGCTGTTGGACGTGTCATTCGCCATCGACATGACTATGGAGCAATTATTTTCTGTGATGAAAG GTTTGCACATCCACATCGTCAGTCCCAAGTCTCTCGATGGATACAACCTCACATCAAG TGTTTCTCAAGATTTGGAGAAGTTGTTTATACACTAACCCGGTTTTTTCGAGATGTAACAATCCGTGGACCTACAAAGCTATCATTATTAGAGGTTGATGATGGGG GAAATGTGGGAGAAATTACATCAGCTGATCCCTATGATGATAAATTTAATGTTGAAAAACTTCTCTCACCTGTG GCTACACCAGTGGCTGAAAGTCTTGGTACTAGAAAAGGCAGTACTTCATTCCTTGGAAAAATTATGCCTGCTAATCGATCATCTCTGGCGTCTGATGATTGCAACATTGTAGATTGTGTAAGTTCAAGAGATAAATGTGGCAGAATTTTTCTTGGAAAGAAGACTGTGATATCACAAGAACATGAATTGGTTGATTTGACTGATACTCGTCAACTGGGTGAAAAATCAAAGGATACGCTGATAGCACCTTGTTCAGTCAAGAAACGTAGATTTATAACAGGAGAGTACAACCTGCAGCAACAGTTTAGAGATTCTCACGAGCCTTCATGTG GTAGCGGAGAATTGCAATGTAAGGATGAAGGGACCTTCCAAAAGAGAAGTCTGGAGATCGATAGTCAAAGAGGTGATCTTCCTGGTGATTCTGCACCTTCTGCTACTAATGAAACCCAAGGATCAGCATTCCTTGCTCAG GTTCGAGAGAAGCTCAGTGCTTCAGAATATATAGACTTTGTGGGTTATATGAAGGCACTAAAGACCAAAGCAATGAAGATCGGTGAAGTTTTGCAGTGCATTTGTAGACTCTTCTCAGGACCCGAGAGACTACCTCTACTTAAAAG GTTCAAGGATTACATCCCAGCAAAGTATCATTCCTTGTATGAGCATTATGTTGGGGAGAAAAAGTTAGTGGAAGGCTAA
- the LOC112703691 gene encoding transcription repressor OFP14 has protein sequence MPKKVQKTLQDYLAKVKSPRHSSQNQSQKPFNSFSFFSSKNWIIAACKHPRTPSFAFDDSHGGGRGGNNSNNHKDDAATLADVDRFLYENFKSLYFREGEENEDYNTSNKRVDSSGQIQHDQGAKLIPMFDSLRLAETPRDLGGSNRFFVKTGLSGSLFLDDGLTRSGDDHHYAGSSSNSTVTNTDSSSNDENHHENEKLPENCIALLRSSSSPYEDFRRSMQDVVEARFKSHGKVIDWEFMEELLLSYLRLNEKKSHKFILNAFVDVTAAMRPNSEMTDPHPRSVRTVRFGRGVAKKTKEFTLEFGSSNS, from the coding sequence ATGCCGAAGAAGGTTCAGAAAACCCTTCAAGACTACCTTGCTAAGGTTAAAAGCCCTCGCCATTCATCACAAAACCAGTCACAGAAACCGTTTAACTCGTTTTCATTTTTCTCCTCCAAAAACTGGATCATCGCAGCATGCAAGCACCCAAGGACACCTTCTTTTGCCTTTGATGATTCTCACGGTGGTGGTCGCGGcggcaacaacagcaacaaccacAAAGACGATGCGGCCACCCTAGCCGACGTTGATCGCTTCCTCTACGAGAATTTCAAGTCTCTGTATTTCAGAGAAGGTGAAGAAAACGAAGACTACAACACCAGCAACAAAAGAGTAGATTCATCGGGACAGATCCAACACGATCAAGGTGCAAAACTAATACCGATGTTCGATTCATTGAGGTTGGCGGAAACACCACGCGACCTCGGTGGATCGAACAGATTCTTCGTGAAAACTGGTTTGTCGGGATCACTGTTCCTGGACGATGGTTTAACACGAAGTGGTGATGATCATCACTATGCAGGATCGAGCTCAAACTCGACTGTAACGAACACCGATTCATCCTCGAATGATGAAAATCATCATGAGAATGAGAAGCTCCCTGAGAACTGCATCGCTCTGTTGAGAAGCAGTTCGAGCCCGTACGAGGATTTTCGGCGCTCCATGCAGGACGTGGTGGAAGCGAGGTTCAAAAGCCATGGAAAGGTAATTGATTGGGAGTTCATGGAGGAGCTATTGCTTTCTTACCTTAGACTAAACGAGAAGAAGTCGCACAAGTTCATACTCAATGCCTTCGTGGATGTCACCGCTGCCATGCGTCCGAATTCTGAAATGACGGATCCCCATCCCCGGAGCGTTCGAACTGTTAGGTTTGGTAGGGGAGTAGCGAAGAAGACCAAAGAATTTACCTTAGAATTTGGGTCCTCTAATTCATGA
- the LOC112703699 gene encoding pentatricopeptide repeat-containing protein At3g16010 has protein sequence MLSGSLATTRKISTWPPFSRRIKQTENEIVQMFRLPNSREEKLSFPMEGGCDSRNGHNARILDERFIRILKIFKWGPDAEKALEVLKMKVNARLVREVLKVDVEVNVKIQFFKWAGKRRNFEHDSTTYMALIRCLDEHGFTGELWKTIQDMIKSSCPIGPADLSEIVKILGKAKMVNKALSVFYHVKGRKCRPTASTYNSVILMLIQEGHHELNRGDSAVRLFDEMKENGLQPTEKIYTTLMGIYFKSGKVDEALGLVLEMRTQRCSPTVFTYTELIRGLGKSGRVDDAYSVYKNMLKDSCRPDVVLMNNLINILGRSNRLKDAIKLFEDMKLLDCTPNVVTYNTIIKSLFDARAPPSEASLWLERMKKEGVVPSSFTYSILIDGFCKTNQLEKALLLLEEMDEKGFPPCPAAYCSLINSLGKAKRYEAANELFQELKENCGRSSARVYAVMIKHFGKCGRLNEAINLFNEMKKLGCAPDVYAYNALMSGMVRVDMMDEALSLFRAMEEHGCTPDVNSHNIILNGLARTGGPKRAMEMLNKMKASATNKPDAVSYNTVLGCLSRAGQFEEAAKLMKEMSSLGFQYDLITYSSILEAVGKVDEDSNILDS, from the exons ATGCTCTCTGGATCTCTTGCCACAACAAGGAAGATATCAACTTGGCCTCCGTTCTCTCGGAGAATAAAGCAAACAG AAAATGAGATTGTCCAGATGTTTCGTTTGCCTAATTCCCGAGAAGAAAAGCTTAGCTTTCCCATGGAAGGAGGATGTGATTCGAGGAATGGCCATAACGCTCGCATATTGGATGAGAGATTCATTAGGATCTTGAAAATATTTAAATGGGGACCCGACGCAGAAAAGGCATTGGAAGTGCTGAAAATGAAGGTCAATGCTCGCTTGGTTCGTGAGGTTCTGAAGGTAGATGTTGAGGTAAATGTTAAGATTCAGTTCTTTAAGTGGGCTGGGAAGAGAAGGAACTTTGAACATGATTCAACCACTTACATGGCTTTGATACGCTGCTTGGATGAACACGGATTCACTGGTGAACTGTGGAAGACTATACAAGACATGATTAAAAGTTCATGTCCAATTGGTCCTGCTGACTTGTCTGAAATAGTGAAGATCTTGGGCAAGGCTAAGATGGTCAACAAGGCTTTATCTGTGTTTTACCATGTTAAGGGTCGCAAGTGCAGACCTACAGCAAGCACTTACAACTCCGTTATCTTGATGTTGATTCAAGAGGGGCATCACGAGCTAAATCGCGGTGACTCTGCTGTTAGATTATTTGATGAGATGAAGGAGAATGGATTGCAACCAACTGAAAAAATTTATACAACTTTGATGGGGATATACTTTAAGTCAGGTAAGGTTGATGAAGCTTTGGGCCTGGTCCTGGAGATGAGAACACAACGTTGTTCCCCAACTGTTTTTACTTATACAGAACTCATAAGAGGATTGGGGAAATCTGGGAGGGTTGATGACGCATACAGCGTATACAAGAATATGCTGAAAGATAGTTGTAGACCTGATGTTGTTTTGATGAATAATTTGATTAACATCCTGGGCAGATCAAATCGCTTAAAGGATGCTATTAAGCTTTTTGAGGACATGAAATTGCTGGATTGCACCCCAAATGTTGTGACATATAATACCATTATTAAATCATTATTTGATGCCAGGGCTCCACCCTCCGAGGCTTCTTTGTGGCTTGAGAGGATGAAAAAAGAGGGAGTAGTCCCAAGTTCATTTACCTATTCAATTCTCATCGACGGTTTCTGCAAAACAAATCAACTGGAGAAGGCTTTGTTGCTTCTTGAGGAGATGGATGAAAAAGGGTTCCCACCCTGTCCTGCTGCCTACTGCAGCCTGATCAATAGCCTTGGAAAAGCAAAACGCTATGAGGCCGCAAATGAACTGTTCCAGGAATTGAAAGAGAACTGCGGACGTTCAAGTGCTCGTGTCTATGCTGTGATGATTAAACATTTCGGAAAATGCGGTCGACTCAACGAAGCCATCAATCTCTTTAACGAGATGAAAAAACTCGGATGCGCTCCAGATGTTTATGCTTATAATGCTCTCATGTCTGGGATGGTGAGAGTAGACATGATGGATGAAGCTCTTTCCCTCTTTAGGGCCATGGAAGAACATGGTTGCACCCCGGATGTAAATTCGCATAATATAATCTTAAATGGCTTAGCTAGAACAGGTGGCCCAAAGCGCGCAATGGAAATGCTTAACAAAATGAAGGCTTCTGCTACTAATAAGCCAGATGCAGTTTCTTACAACACCGTTCTTGGTTGTCTCAGCAGAGCAGGTCAGTTTGAAGAAGCTGCAAAACTTATGAAAGAAATGAGTTCACTTGGATTTCAGTATGACCTTATCACTTACTCATCAATACTTGAGGCAGTTGGTAAGGTTGATGAAGATTCTAATATACTAGACTCTTGA
- the LOC112703692 gene encoding heat shock 70 kDa protein 15: protein MSVVGFDFGNESCIVAVARQRGIDVVLNDESKRETPAVVCFGDKQRFIGTAGAASTMMNPKNSISQIKRLIGRQFSDPELQRDLKSLPFTVTEGPDGFPLIHARYLGESKAFTPTQVMAMVLSNLKEIAEKNLNAAVVDCCIGIPVYFTDLQRRAVMDAATIAGLHPLRLLHETTATALAYGIYKTDLPENDTLNVAFVDVGHASMQVCIAGFKKGQLKVLAHSYDRSLGGRDFDEVLFHHFAAKFKEEYKIDVLQNARASLRLRAACEKLKKVLSANPEAPLNIECLMDEKDVRGFIKREEFEQLSIPILERVKRPLEKALAEAGLTVENIHMVEIVGSGSRVPAINKILTDFFKKDPRRTMNASECVARGCALQCAILSPTFKVREFQVNESFPFSISLSWKGSGPDAQDSGPDSKQSTIVFPKGNPIPSIKALTFYRPGTFTVEVQYDDVSELQIPAKISTYTIGPFQSTKVEKAKIKVRVRLNLHGIVSVESATLIEEEEIEIPVSKESAGEDTKMETDEAAAAEAPAPPSSTDNDVNMQDAKATTDANATTGADAAGENGVPEAGDKPVQMETDNKVEAPKKKVKKTTIPVAEVVYGALAPVDVQKAVEKEFEMALQDRVMEETKDKKNAVEAYVYDMRNKLNDKYQEFVTDSEKEAFTAKLQEVEDWLYEDGEDETKGVYIAKLDELKKQGDPVEERYREYTERGAVIDQLIYCINSYREAAMSSDPKFDHIELEEKQKVLNECVEAENWLREKQQQQDILPKYATPVLLSAEIRKKAEAVDRFCKPIMTKPRPAKPATPEAPATPPPQGGEQQQPPENANANANASPNQNAGDSGNNQAPPEAGEPMETDKSENTSSA, encoded by the exons ATGAGCGTGGTTGGTTTTGATTTTGGTAATGAGAGCTGCATTGTTGCTGTTGCAAGGCAGAGGGGGATTGATGTTGTGCTCAATGATGAGTCCAAGCGTGAAACTCCTGCAGTTGTATGCTTTGGTGACAAACAACGGTTCATTGGGACAGCTGGGGCTGCATCTACGATGATGAACCCTAAGAATTCAATCTCACAGATAAAGCGGTTAATAGGCAGACAATTCTCGGATCCTGAACTGCAACGAGATCTGAAGTCATTGCCCTTCACAGTTACTGAAGGGCCTGATGGGTTTCCATTAATCCATGCACGATACTTGGGTGAATCTAAGGCATTTACGCCTACCCAAGTCATGGCAATGGTGTTGTCAAATCTTAAAGAGATTGCCGAGAAAAACCTAAATGCAGCTGTAGTTGATTGTTGCATTGGTATTCCAGTTTATTTTACTGATCTTCAAAGGAGGGCAGTCATGGATGCTGCTACTATTGCTGGTTTGCATCCACTTCGTCTGCTTCATGAAACAACAGCAACTGCTTTGGCCTATGGAATTTACAAAACAGATCTTCCTGAAAATGATACACTGAATGTTGCATTTGTTGATGTTGGGCATGCTAGCATGCAAGTCTGCATTGCTGGTTTTAAAAAAGGGCAGCTGAAAGTGTTGGCTCATTCATATGACAGGTCTTTAGGGGGTAGGGATTTTGACGAAGTTCTCTTCCATCACTTTGCTGCCAAATTTAAAGAGGAATATAAAATTGATGTTTTACAGAATGCAAGAGCTTCATTAAGGCTGAGGGCTGCATGTGAGAAGCTCAAGAAGGTACTTAGTGCAAATCCAGAAGCACCTCTGAATATCGAGTGCTTAATGGATGAGAAGGATGTCAGGGGCTTTATCAAACGTGAGGAGTTTGAGCAACTAAGTATTCCAATTTTGGAACGTGTGAAGAGACCTTTGGAGAAGGCACTTGCAGAAGCAGGACTTACAGTTGAGAATATACACATGGTCGAGATAGTTGGTTCCGGTTCTAGAGTACCAGCCATAAACAAAATCTTAACAGACTTTTTCAAAAAGGATCCTAGAAGGACAATGAATGCTAGTGAATGTGTAGCCAGGGGATGTGCATTGCAGTGTGCAATTCTTAGTCCAACATTTAAAGTAAGAGAGTTCCAG GTCAATGAAAGCTTTCCTTTCTCAATCTCTCTTTCGTGGAAAGGTTCTGGTCCAGATGCACAAGATAGTGGACCAGATAGTAAGCAAAGCACTATTGTTTTCCCCAAGGGAAATCCTATACCAAGTATCAAGGCTTTGACATTTTATAGGCCAGGGACCTTTACTGTTGAAGTACAATATGACGATGTCAGTGAGTTGCAAATACCTGCTAAGATCAGCACATATACT ATTGGCCCATTTCAATCTACCAAAGTTGAAAAGGCTAAAATTAAAGTTAGAGTGCGACTGAATCTACATGGAATTGTATCTGTTGAGTCTGCAACT CTCATTGAGGAGGAAGAGATTGAGATTCCAGTTTCCAAAGAATCAGCTGGAGAAGATACCAAGATGGAAACTGATGAAGCTGCTGCTGCTGAGGCTCCTGCACCTCCTAGCTCGACTGATAATGATGTTAATATGCAAGATGCCAAGGCAACAACAGATGCCAATGCAACCACAGGTGCTGATGCCGCAGGTGAAAATGGTGTTCCGGAGGCAGGAGACAAGCCTGTTCAGATGGAGACTGATAACAAG GTTGAGGCTCCaaagaagaaagtaaagaaaactacCATTCCCGTGGCAGAGGTGGTTTATGGAGCACTGGCACCTGTGGATGTCCAGAAGGCTGTAGAGAAGGAGTTTGAAATGGCTTTGCAAGATCGAGTGATGGAGGAAACAAAGGACAAGAAAAATGCTGTGGAGGCTTATGTTTATGACATGAGAAACAAG CTTAATGACAAATACCAAGAGTTTGTCACCGACTCGGAGAAGGAAGCTTTTACTGCTAAACTTCAGGAGGTGGAAGATTGGTTATACGAGGATGGTGAAGATGAAACCAAAGGTGTATACATTGCCAAACTCGATGAACTTAAGAAG CAAGGAGATCCGGTTGAAGAACGATACAGAGAATACACGGAGAGGGGTGCAGTAATTGATCAACTCATCTACTGTATAAATAGTTACAGAGAAGCTGCAATGTCAAGTGATCCCAAGTTTGATCACATCGAACTTGAGGAGAAACAGAAG GTCCTAAATGAATGTGTAGAGGCTGAGAACTGGCTTCGGGAGAAGCAGCAGCAGCAGGACATTCTTCCAAAATATGCAACCCCTGTGCTGCTGTCAGCTGAAATAAGAAAGAAAGCTGAGGCCGTTGATAG GTTCTGTAAGCCAATAATGACTAAACCCAGACCGGCAAAGCCAGCAACACCAGAAGCACCAGCAACTCCCCCACCTCAGGGTGGCGAACAGCAGCAACCACCGGAGAATGCCAATGCCAATGCCAATGCCAGTCCTAATCAGAATGCAGGGGACAGTGGGAACAATCAGGCCCCGCCGGAGGCCGGAGAACCAATGGAGACTGATAAATCGGAGAACACGAGCTCTGCGTAA
- the LOC112703693 gene encoding uncharacterized protein, producing MDDIEDDARYPPNHYSDNHSQVYDYQELDMRGSSYSQPVPNEYLQDNNDVDEEDEEQLGEGEDDGIDRRNGFRISQKDADDNDDGEGDTDGDGDGNNHDDNIDEANDDNRKIRNNFRLSQKDNNDDEEGDTDGDGNENDDNNNEGNDDNDNSHGTKIEDGLEWHPKKQKLKSLVSAYELAPRVPAPSTVATSAPKPSSGGRNSLTDWTEHETFVLLDAWGDRFLQRERKSLRSDEWHEVADEVSKVSKIDRTDTQCRNRIDTLKKKYKKEIMKFPAMGVGSSKWLYFERMNKLMSPPPQQTSLSCEMQSQKHSVINSRVNLNHPNGVDKTRNSPETTESTSEDGSIGARGKKRKKRRCNDGACSFRLLADSIHKFSKIYEKIENSKRQQMVELERMRMDLHKELETQKRQILKRMQSKIWKLEQGDDENDDDSAENGM from the coding sequence ATGGATGACATTGAGGATGATGCAAGGTATCCCCCAAACCATTATAGCGATAATCATAGCCAAGTTTATGATTATCAGGAACTTGACATGAGGGGTTCTTCATATTCTCAGCCAGTTCCAAATGAATATCTACAAGATAATAATGATGTGGATGAAGAAGATGAGGAGCAGTTAGGAGAGGGTGAAGATGATGGTATAGATCGAAGAAATGGTTTTAGGATTTCCCAAAAGGATGCTGATGACAATGATGATGGGGAAGGTGACACagatggagatggagatggcAATAATCATGATGATAACATTGATGAAGCTAATGATGATAACCGGAAAATTCGTAACAATTTTCGGCTTTCCCAGAAGGATaacaatgatgatgaggaaggtgaCACAGATGGAGATGGcaatgagaatgatgataacaATAATGAAGGTAATGATGATAACGATAACAGTCATGGCACTAAGATTGAAGATGGTTTGGAGTGGCACCCAAAAAAGCAAAAGCTGAAGAGTTTGGTATCTGCCTATGAACTTGCACCTCGGGTGCCAGccccatcaactgtggctacctCAGCTCCTAAACCATCTTCAGGTGGTAGGAATTCACTTACCGACTGGACTGAGCATGAGACATTTGTTCTTCTTGATGCTTGGGGTGACCGGTTTCTTCAACGCGAAAGGAAGAGTCTTCGCTCTGATGAATGGCATGAAGTTGCAGACGAAGTATCAAAGGTTTCAAAAATTGATAGGACAGATACTCAGTGTAGAAATCGTATTGATACATtgaagaaaaaatacaaaaaggagATCATGAAGTTTCCTGCAATGGGTGTTGGAAGTAGCAAATGGCTTTATTTCGAAAGGATGAATAAACTAATGtctcctccaccacagcaaacAAGTCTCTCCTGTGAAATGCAATCACAAAAGCATTCCGTTATTAACTCGAGAGTTAATTTGAACCATCCAAATGGAGTAGATAAGACGAGGAATAGTCCTGAGACTACAGAATCTACTAGCGAAGACGGTTCAATTGGGGCTCgtggaaagaaaaggaagaaaagaagatgcAATGATGGAGCTTGTTCATTCAGATTGCTAGCTGATTCCATTCATAAGTTCAGTAAGATATACGAGAAGATTGAAAATAGTAAAAGGCAGCAGATGGTGGagctggaaaggatgaggatggaTTTGCATAAGGAATTGGAGACACAGAAAAGGCAGATTTTGAAGAGAATGCAGAGTAAGATTTGGAAACTAGAGCAGGGAGATgacgagaatgatgatgattctgCTGAAAATGGTATGTGA
- the LOC112703694 gene encoding FCS-Like Zinc finger 10, giving the protein MADSSSGSSLPSENTSSLRQISYSLFHNSGCRVGPAAKGIPDSESAWSPTSPLDCKLFSNFSNPFGVKSSKASFGSGHKKQLNCGKVGLSIISSLVNEANLKDDEILGNCQLKNVLFRPLMNSGILKVSKKSQEYLSPHRKSNSLPKNYVISLPSETKISKFEVESFDDVSSKEELGHEGKPFKSNMTSLPDSLRPSSSLIYSNHKSNLGVIDLCVENASSALNLAPVAGRSLEVDNSLKIQSSSLPVSIDFSKGYIGSLSARDIELSEDYTCIISHGPNPKRTHIFGDCILECHKDDFTELGKKEEPAFGSSQVSTFSEGLPPYHSDNASSFCYSCHKKLEEGKDFNIFRGDKTFCSFNCGSEEEVEKTCSNSTDSSPGSSYHDLFFKGLLLSK; this is encoded by the exons ATGGCTGATTCTTCTTCCGGTTCCTCTTTACCTAGTGAAAATACATCAAGCCTGAGGCAAATAAGCTACTCCTTGTTCCACAATTCTGGTTGTAGGGTGGGGCCTGCAGCAAAAGGTATACCGGATTCCGAATCTGCTTGGAGCCCTACATCTCCTCTGGATTGCAAGTTATTCTCAAATTTTAGCAACCCTTTTGGTGTTAAGTCTTCTAAAGCATCATTTGGATCTGGACACAAGAAGCAGTTGAACTGTGGTAAAGTAGGCCTCAGCATTATTAGTTCACTTGTTAATGAAGCCAACCTTAAGGATGATGAAATCCTTGGTAATTGTCAGCTGAAAAATGTGCTTTTCCGGCCACTGATGAATAGTGGCATTCTTAAAGTCtcaaagaaaagccaagaatatCTGTCCCCTCACAGAAAATCAAATTCCTTGCCTAAAAACTATGTGATTTCACTTCCTTCTGAAACAAAAATTTCCAAATTTGAAGTTGAAAGCTTTGATGATGTTTCTAGCAAAGAAGAGTTAGGTCATGAAGGTAAACCTTTCAAAAGTAATATGACTTCTTTGCCTGATTCCTTGAGGCCTTCTTCATCATTAATCTATTCAAATCACAAGTCCAATCTGGGAGTAATTGATTTATGTGTAGAAAATGCATCTTCTGCATTGAATTTGGCTCCAGTGGCAGGTAGAAGTTTGGAGGTAGATAATTCTTTGAAGATTCAATCATCTTCACTTCCTGTATCCATTGATTTTAGTAAAGGGTACATAGGCTCACTTTCCGCAAGAGATATCGAGCTTTCTGAGGATTATACTTGCATAATTTCTCATGGTCCAAATCCTAAGAGAACTCATATTTTTGGTGACTGCATCCTGGAATGTCACAAAGATGACTTTACTGAGTTAGGCAAAAAGGAAGAACCTGCTTTTGGATCTTCCCAGGTTTCTACTTTTTCAGAAGGCTTACCCCCTTACCATTCTGATAATGCTTCTAGCTTCTGTTACTCATGTCACAAGAAATTGGAAGAGGGGAAAGACTTTAACATATTCAG AGGTGACAAAACATTTTGCAGCTTTAACTGTGGATCCGAGGAAGAAGTGGAGAAAACTTGTTCTAACTCAACAGACAGCTCTCCTGGCTCAAGTTACCATGATCTCTTCTTCAAGGGTCTGCTTTTGTCCAAATAA